Proteins from a genomic interval of Oncorhynchus mykiss isolate Arlee chromosome 21, USDA_OmykA_1.1, whole genome shotgun sequence:
- the LOC110501018 gene encoding protein kinase C and casein kinase substrate in neurons protein 2 isoform X3, which yields MSGSYDDSMVDVSSDSFWEVGNYKRTVRRVDDGSRLCNDLMNCLHERARIEKSYAQQLTEWSKRWRQLIEKGPQYGTLERAWGALCTEAEKVSELHMEVKAVLMGEDFEKLKVWQRDYYHKQMIGGFKETKEADDGFRKAQKPWAKKLKEMETMKKAYHGACKEEKLATSRENNSKLENNSNPEAQKKMQDKVEKCQQEMEKTKERYEKSLEELDKVTPQYMENMEQVFEQWQQFEDKRITFFKELLLEVKHHLDLSTNHKFQTVYHTLEDTISAADAVEDLKWFRSNHGPGMPMNWPQFENVDWSRSSRSRRSIVDWSIDFNRTLSRRETKKKPSEGVTLTGISQMEEQQAAKSSSSASSVEKSQEWSDEEIGVNPFSIEDANGDGNPFEVEPASSGVSVAVRALYDYEGQEQDELSFKAGEEFTKIGNEDDQGWCRGRLKDGVVGLYPANYVEDIQ from the exons ATGTCCGGCTCCTACGATGACTCCATGGTTGACGTCTCCAGTGACAGCTTCTGGGAG gtggGGAACTACAAGCGGACAGTGAGGCGGGTGGACGATGGCAGTCGCCTGTGTAACGACCTGATGAACTGTCTTCATGAGCGGGCGCGCATCGAGAAGTCCTACGCACAGCAGCTCACAGAGTGGTCCAAACGCTGGAGACAGCTTATAGAGAaag GCCCTCAGTACGGGACCCTGGAGCGGGCGTGGGGTGCCCTGTGCACGGAGGCGGAGAAGGTGAGCGAGCTCCACATGGAGGTGAAGGCGGTGCTGATGGGGGAGGACTTTGAGAAGCTTAAGGTGTGGCAGAGGGACTACTACCACAAACAGATGATCGGAGGCTTCAAGGAGACCAAGGAGGCTGACGACGGCTTCCGCAAGGCCCAGAAACCCTGGGCCAAGAAACTGAAAGAG ATGGAGACGATGAAGAAGGCGTACCACGGGGCCTGTAAGGAAGAGAAGCTGGCCACAAGCCGGGAGAACAACAGCAAGCTGGAGAACAACAGCAACCCTGAGGCCCAGAAGAAAATGCAGGACAAGGTGGAGAAGTGCCAGCAGGAGATGGAGAAG ACTAAGGAGCGCTATGAGAAGTCTCTGGAGGAGCTGGACAAGGTGACTCCCCAGTACATGGAGAACATGGAGCAGGTGTTTGAACAATGGCAGCAGTTTGAGGACAAACGCATCACCTTCTTCAAAGAACTTCTGCTGGAAGTCAAGCATCACCTCGACCTCTCCACTAATCACAA attccagacagTCTACCACACGTTGGAGGACACTATCTCTGCTGCTGACGCTGTGGAGGACCTCAAGTGGTTCCGCTCCAACCACGGTCCTGGCATGCCCATGAACTGGCCCCAGTTTGAG AATGTGGACTGGTCCCGCTCCTCTAGGTCCAGAAGGTCCATTGTA gactgGTCCATAGATTTTAACCGTACACTGAGTCGGCGAGAGACTAAGAAGAAGCCCTCCGAGGGAGTCACCCTGACGGGCATCAGCCAAATGGAAGAGCAGCAGGCAGCCAAGAGCAGCAGCag CGCCAGTAGTGTGGAGAAGTCGCAAGAGTGGTCGGATGAGGAGATTGGGGTGAACCCGTTTTCCATTGAGGATGCCAACGGCGATGGGAACCCGTTTGAGGTGGAGCCAGCGTCCTCGGGGGTGTCTGTGGCCGTGCGTGCCCTCTACGACTACGAAGGACAGGAGCAGGATGAACTCAGCTTcaaagcag GTGAGGAGTTCACCAAGATAGGAAACGAGGACGATCAGGGCTGGTGCAGAGGGCGCCTGAAAGACGGCGTGGTGGGCCTCTACCCCGCCAACTACGTAGAAGACATCCAATAA
- the LOC110501018 gene encoding protein kinase C and casein kinase substrate in neurons protein 2 isoform X2, which produces MSGSYDDSMVDVSSDSFWEVGNYKRTVRRVDDGSRLCNDLMNCLHERARIEKSYAQQLTEWSKRWRQLIEKGPQYGTLERAWGALCTEAEKVSELHMEVKAVLMGEDFEKLKVWQRDYYHKQMIGGFKETKEADDGFRKAQKPWAKKLKEMETMKKAYHGACKEEKLATSRENNSKLENNSNPEAQKKMQDKVEKCQQEMEKTKERYEKSLEELDKVTPQYMENMEQVFEQWQQFEDKRITFFKELLLEVKHHLDLSTNHKFQTVYHTLEDTISAADAVEDLKWFRSNHGPGMPMNWPQFEDWSIDFNRTLSRRETKKKPSEGVTLTGISQMEEQQAAKSSSSLTVPTSTEPVGSNPFEDDDDEDLQGTVKDQPAVVVNNNNSSSPLNVKKVEEVKTASSVEKSQEWSDEEIGVNPFSIEDANGDGNPFEVEPASSGVSVAVRALYDYEGQEQDELSFKAGEEFTKIGNEDDQGWCRGRLKDGVVGLYPANYVEDIQ; this is translated from the exons ATGTCCGGCTCCTACGATGACTCCATGGTTGACGTCTCCAGTGACAGCTTCTGGGAG gtggGGAACTACAAGCGGACAGTGAGGCGGGTGGACGATGGCAGTCGCCTGTGTAACGACCTGATGAACTGTCTTCATGAGCGGGCGCGCATCGAGAAGTCCTACGCACAGCAGCTCACAGAGTGGTCCAAACGCTGGAGACAGCTTATAGAGAaag GCCCTCAGTACGGGACCCTGGAGCGGGCGTGGGGTGCCCTGTGCACGGAGGCGGAGAAGGTGAGCGAGCTCCACATGGAGGTGAAGGCGGTGCTGATGGGGGAGGACTTTGAGAAGCTTAAGGTGTGGCAGAGGGACTACTACCACAAACAGATGATCGGAGGCTTCAAGGAGACCAAGGAGGCTGACGACGGCTTCCGCAAGGCCCAGAAACCCTGGGCCAAGAAACTGAAAGAG ATGGAGACGATGAAGAAGGCGTACCACGGGGCCTGTAAGGAAGAGAAGCTGGCCACAAGCCGGGAGAACAACAGCAAGCTGGAGAACAACAGCAACCCTGAGGCCCAGAAGAAAATGCAGGACAAGGTGGAGAAGTGCCAGCAGGAGATGGAGAAG ACTAAGGAGCGCTATGAGAAGTCTCTGGAGGAGCTGGACAAGGTGACTCCCCAGTACATGGAGAACATGGAGCAGGTGTTTGAACAATGGCAGCAGTTTGAGGACAAACGCATCACCTTCTTCAAAGAACTTCTGCTGGAAGTCAAGCATCACCTCGACCTCTCCACTAATCACAA attccagacagTCTACCACACGTTGGAGGACACTATCTCTGCTGCTGACGCTGTGGAGGACCTCAAGTGGTTCCGCTCCAACCACGGTCCTGGCATGCCCATGAACTGGCCCCAGTTTGAG gactgGTCCATAGATTTTAACCGTACACTGAGTCGGCGAGAGACTAAGAAGAAGCCCTCCGAGGGAGTCACCCTGACGGGCATCAGCCAAATGGAAGAGCAGCAGGCAGCCAAGAGCAGCAGCag CCTGACTGTGCCCACTAGCACAGAGCCGGTGGGTTCAAACCCCTTCGAGGATGACGACGACGAGGATCTCCAGGGGACCGTGAAGGATCAGCCCGCTGTCgtcgtcaacaacaacaacagcagcagtccGCTCAATGTCAAAAAAGTGGAGGAAGTGAAAAC CGCCAGTAGTGTGGAGAAGTCGCAAGAGTGGTCGGATGAGGAGATTGGGGTGAACCCGTTTTCCATTGAGGATGCCAACGGCGATGGGAACCCGTTTGAGGTGGAGCCAGCGTCCTCGGGGGTGTCTGTGGCCGTGCGTGCCCTCTACGACTACGAAGGACAGGAGCAGGATGAACTCAGCTTcaaagcag GTGAGGAGTTCACCAAGATAGGAAACGAGGACGATCAGGGCTGGTGCAGAGGGCGCCTGAAAGACGGCGTGGTGGGCCTCTACCCCGCCAACTACGTAGAAGACATCCAATAA
- the LOC110501018 gene encoding protein kinase C and casein kinase substrate in neurons protein 2 isoform X4 codes for MSGSYDDSMVDVSSDSFWEVGNYKRTVRRVDDGSRLCNDLMNCLHERARIEKSYAQQLTEWSKRWRQLIEKGPQYGTLERAWGALCTEAEKVSELHMEVKAVLMGEDFEKLKVWQRDYYHKQMIGGFKETKEADDGFRKAQKPWAKKLKEMETMKKAYHGACKEEKLATSRENNSKLENNSNPEAQKKMQDKVEKCQQEMEKTKERYEKSLEELDKVTPQYMENMEQVFEQWQQFEDKRITFFKELLLEVKHHLDLSTNHKFQTVYHTLEDTISAADAVEDLKWFRSNHGPGMPMNWPQFEDWSIDFNRTLSRRETKKKPSEGVTLTGISQMEEQQAAKSSSSASSVEKSQEWSDEEIGVNPFSIEDANGDGNPFEVEPASSGVSVAVRALYDYEGQEQDELSFKAGEEFTKIGNEDDQGWCRGRLKDGVVGLYPANYVEDIQ; via the exons ATGTCCGGCTCCTACGATGACTCCATGGTTGACGTCTCCAGTGACAGCTTCTGGGAG gtggGGAACTACAAGCGGACAGTGAGGCGGGTGGACGATGGCAGTCGCCTGTGTAACGACCTGATGAACTGTCTTCATGAGCGGGCGCGCATCGAGAAGTCCTACGCACAGCAGCTCACAGAGTGGTCCAAACGCTGGAGACAGCTTATAGAGAaag GCCCTCAGTACGGGACCCTGGAGCGGGCGTGGGGTGCCCTGTGCACGGAGGCGGAGAAGGTGAGCGAGCTCCACATGGAGGTGAAGGCGGTGCTGATGGGGGAGGACTTTGAGAAGCTTAAGGTGTGGCAGAGGGACTACTACCACAAACAGATGATCGGAGGCTTCAAGGAGACCAAGGAGGCTGACGACGGCTTCCGCAAGGCCCAGAAACCCTGGGCCAAGAAACTGAAAGAG ATGGAGACGATGAAGAAGGCGTACCACGGGGCCTGTAAGGAAGAGAAGCTGGCCACAAGCCGGGAGAACAACAGCAAGCTGGAGAACAACAGCAACCCTGAGGCCCAGAAGAAAATGCAGGACAAGGTGGAGAAGTGCCAGCAGGAGATGGAGAAG ACTAAGGAGCGCTATGAGAAGTCTCTGGAGGAGCTGGACAAGGTGACTCCCCAGTACATGGAGAACATGGAGCAGGTGTTTGAACAATGGCAGCAGTTTGAGGACAAACGCATCACCTTCTTCAAAGAACTTCTGCTGGAAGTCAAGCATCACCTCGACCTCTCCACTAATCACAA attccagacagTCTACCACACGTTGGAGGACACTATCTCTGCTGCTGACGCTGTGGAGGACCTCAAGTGGTTCCGCTCCAACCACGGTCCTGGCATGCCCATGAACTGGCCCCAGTTTGAG gactgGTCCATAGATTTTAACCGTACACTGAGTCGGCGAGAGACTAAGAAGAAGCCCTCCGAGGGAGTCACCCTGACGGGCATCAGCCAAATGGAAGAGCAGCAGGCAGCCAAGAGCAGCAGCag CGCCAGTAGTGTGGAGAAGTCGCAAGAGTGGTCGGATGAGGAGATTGGGGTGAACCCGTTTTCCATTGAGGATGCCAACGGCGATGGGAACCCGTTTGAGGTGGAGCCAGCGTCCTCGGGGGTGTCTGTGGCCGTGCGTGCCCTCTACGACTACGAAGGACAGGAGCAGGATGAACTCAGCTTcaaagcag GTGAGGAGTTCACCAAGATAGGAAACGAGGACGATCAGGGCTGGTGCAGAGGGCGCCTGAAAGACGGCGTGGTGGGCCTCTACCCCGCCAACTACGTAGAAGACATCCAATAA
- the LOC110501018 gene encoding protein kinase C and casein kinase substrate in neurons protein 2 isoform X1: MSGSYDDSMVDVSSDSFWEVGNYKRTVRRVDDGSRLCNDLMNCLHERARIEKSYAQQLTEWSKRWRQLIEKGPQYGTLERAWGALCTEAEKVSELHMEVKAVLMGEDFEKLKVWQRDYYHKQMIGGFKETKEADDGFRKAQKPWAKKLKEMETMKKAYHGACKEEKLATSRENNSKLENNSNPEAQKKMQDKVEKCQQEMEKTKERYEKSLEELDKVTPQYMENMEQVFEQWQQFEDKRITFFKELLLEVKHHLDLSTNHKFQTVYHTLEDTISAADAVEDLKWFRSNHGPGMPMNWPQFENVDWSRSSRSRRSIVDWSIDFNRTLSRRETKKKPSEGVTLTGISQMEEQQAAKSSSSLTVPTSTEPVGSNPFEDDDDEDLQGTVKDQPAVVVNNNNSSSPLNVKKVEEVKTASSVEKSQEWSDEEIGVNPFSIEDANGDGNPFEVEPASSGVSVAVRALYDYEGQEQDELSFKAGEEFTKIGNEDDQGWCRGRLKDGVVGLYPANYVEDIQ; encoded by the exons ATGTCCGGCTCCTACGATGACTCCATGGTTGACGTCTCCAGTGACAGCTTCTGGGAG gtggGGAACTACAAGCGGACAGTGAGGCGGGTGGACGATGGCAGTCGCCTGTGTAACGACCTGATGAACTGTCTTCATGAGCGGGCGCGCATCGAGAAGTCCTACGCACAGCAGCTCACAGAGTGGTCCAAACGCTGGAGACAGCTTATAGAGAaag GCCCTCAGTACGGGACCCTGGAGCGGGCGTGGGGTGCCCTGTGCACGGAGGCGGAGAAGGTGAGCGAGCTCCACATGGAGGTGAAGGCGGTGCTGATGGGGGAGGACTTTGAGAAGCTTAAGGTGTGGCAGAGGGACTACTACCACAAACAGATGATCGGAGGCTTCAAGGAGACCAAGGAGGCTGACGACGGCTTCCGCAAGGCCCAGAAACCCTGGGCCAAGAAACTGAAAGAG ATGGAGACGATGAAGAAGGCGTACCACGGGGCCTGTAAGGAAGAGAAGCTGGCCACAAGCCGGGAGAACAACAGCAAGCTGGAGAACAACAGCAACCCTGAGGCCCAGAAGAAAATGCAGGACAAGGTGGAGAAGTGCCAGCAGGAGATGGAGAAG ACTAAGGAGCGCTATGAGAAGTCTCTGGAGGAGCTGGACAAGGTGACTCCCCAGTACATGGAGAACATGGAGCAGGTGTTTGAACAATGGCAGCAGTTTGAGGACAAACGCATCACCTTCTTCAAAGAACTTCTGCTGGAAGTCAAGCATCACCTCGACCTCTCCACTAATCACAA attccagacagTCTACCACACGTTGGAGGACACTATCTCTGCTGCTGACGCTGTGGAGGACCTCAAGTGGTTCCGCTCCAACCACGGTCCTGGCATGCCCATGAACTGGCCCCAGTTTGAG AATGTGGACTGGTCCCGCTCCTCTAGGTCCAGAAGGTCCATTGTA gactgGTCCATAGATTTTAACCGTACACTGAGTCGGCGAGAGACTAAGAAGAAGCCCTCCGAGGGAGTCACCCTGACGGGCATCAGCCAAATGGAAGAGCAGCAGGCAGCCAAGAGCAGCAGCag CCTGACTGTGCCCACTAGCACAGAGCCGGTGGGTTCAAACCCCTTCGAGGATGACGACGACGAGGATCTCCAGGGGACCGTGAAGGATCAGCCCGCTGTCgtcgtcaacaacaacaacagcagcagtccGCTCAATGTCAAAAAAGTGGAGGAAGTGAAAAC CGCCAGTAGTGTGGAGAAGTCGCAAGAGTGGTCGGATGAGGAGATTGGGGTGAACCCGTTTTCCATTGAGGATGCCAACGGCGATGGGAACCCGTTTGAGGTGGAGCCAGCGTCCTCGGGGGTGTCTGTGGCCGTGCGTGCCCTCTACGACTACGAAGGACAGGAGCAGGATGAACTCAGCTTcaaagcag GTGAGGAGTTCACCAAGATAGGAAACGAGGACGATCAGGGCTGGTGCAGAGGGCGCCTGAAAGACGGCGTGGTGGGCCTCTACCCCGCCAACTACGTAGAAGACATCCAATAA